From a region of the Mercurialis annua linkage group LG1-X, ddMerAnnu1.2, whole genome shotgun sequence genome:
- the LOC126657321 gene encoding ran-binding protein M homolog, protein MSTTNSIVATTSNGGTTTANNHHHQQQHQDPATYFLNLARQQSSSSSGSFASSSSSSMMMGDEDEREEEPTELNTINSSGGFLVISTDKLSVKYTNVNLHGHDVGAVQANKPAPVKRLVYYFEIYVRNSGAKGQIAIGFTNEGFKMRRQPGWETNSCGYHGDDGCLYRGQGKGESFGPTFTAKDTVGTGINYASQEIFFTKNGVLVGAIHKDIKGPLFPTVAVHSLNEEIEVNFGQKYFAFDLKEYEAQERMKQQIEIENMSLPPNVSYGLVRSYLLHYGYEETLNSFDLASQSTVPPIKVVSENGFDERDIMYALNQRRTLRQLIRNGDIDAAISKLHDWYPQIVQDERSAMCFLLHCQKFIEFVRGGALEEAVKYGRIELAKFFELPGFNDLVQDCVALLAYEQPQESSVGYLLEDSQREIVADTVNAMILSTNPNMSNFQGCLRSYLERLLRQLTVCCLERRSLNGDQGEAFHLHRVLNSSKKTKC, encoded by the exons ATGAGCACTACAAACTCCATCGTCGCAACCACCTCCAACGGTGGCACCACTACCGCAAACAATCACCACCACCAGCAACAACATCAAGATCCCGCCACCTACTTTCTAAACCTAGCTCGACAGCAATCTTCATCATCCTCAGGCTCTTTTGCCTCGTCATCATCTTCGTCAATGATGATGGGAGATGAGGATGAGCGAGAAGAAGAGCCAACGGAGCTTAACACGATAAATAGTTCGGGAGGGTTTCTTGTGATATCAACTGATAAGCTGAGTGTGAAATACACAAATGTGAATCTACATGGGCATGATGTTGGTGCTGTTCAAGCTAATAAACCTGCTCCTGTTAAAAGGCTTGTTTATTATTTCGAGATTTATGTTAGGAATAGCGGTGCTAAAGGTCAGATTGCTATTGGCTTCACTAATGAGGGTTTCAAAATGCGGAGGCAGCCTGG GTGGGAAACAAACAGTTGCGGGTATCATGGAGATGATGGCTGTCTGTATCGTGGACAAGGAAAGGGAGAATCTTTTGGCCCAACCTTTACAGCCAAGGATACAGTTGGTACTGGCATTAACTATGCCTCACAGGAAATATTTTTTAC TAAAAATGGAGTACTTGTTGGGGCAATTCACAAGGATATAAAAGGTCCCTTATTTCCCACTGTTGCTGTTCACAGCCTGAATGAAGa GATCGAAGTCAACTTTGGGCAAAAATATTTTGCTTTTGATCTTAAG gaATACGAAGCACAAGAAAGGATGAAACAACAGATAGAAATTGAGAACATGTCATTGCCACCAAATGTGAGTTATGG ACTTGTGCGCTCCTACTTGCTTCATTATGGCTATGAGGAGACTCTTAATTCATTTGACTTGGCTAGCCAAAGTACTGTTCCTCCTATAAAAGTAGTTTCAGAAAATGGCTTTGATGAACGGGACATTATGTATGCGTTAAACCAGAGAAGAACTCTTCGACAG CTAATCAGGAATGGGGATATTGATGCTGCAATCAGTAAACTTCATGATTGGTATCCTCAGATTGTGCAG GATGAAAGGTCAGCTATGTGCTTTCTGCTTCACTGTCAGAAGTTTATTGAATTTGTTCGG GGTGGAGCTTTAGAGGAAGCTGTCAAGTATGGAAGGATCGAATTGGCGAAGTTCTTTGAGTTGCCTGGGTTTAATGATTTGGTTCAG GATTGTGTTGCTCTGCTGGCATACGAACAACCACAAGAATCCTCAGTCGGCTATCTTCTTGAAGACTCGCAGCGTGAGATTGTGGCGGACACTGTAAATGCTATGATTTTGTCTACAAATCCGAATATGAGCAATTTCCAAGGCTGCTTACGCTCGTACCTGGAGAGGTTACTCAGGCAGCTCACTGTTTGTTGTTTGGAGAGAAGGTCCTTAAATGGTGATCAAGGTGAAGCTTTCCATTTGCATAGAGTTCTTAATAGCAGTAAGAAAACCAAGTGCTAA
- the LOC126683854 gene encoding protein SMAX1-LIKE 6-like: MPTPVSAARQFLTEEAARALDDAVAVARRRSHAQTTSLHAISALLALPSSTLRDACARSRNSPCSSRLQFRALELCVGVSLDRVPSSKTVNSNDEDNGPPISNSLMAAIKRSQANQRRHPDHFHLQQIHCNQQSPSVLKVELKHFILSILDDPIVSRVFGDAGFRSCDIKLAIIHPPTVMQAPRFSRSRCPPPIFLCNLPGSDPDRPGFGYPFGLDVDDDGDYCRRISDKISKVKSVLLLGVCACDALSKFIDCVNNGNKGGILSSEIAGLSVVSIEKEIVEYVSEGGSSSEVREKMGFKFDELRSKLERCSSRGIMLSFGELKVLVGENVDAVSYLVMKLTGLLEDFREKLWLMGAAARHETYAKFLGKFPCIEKDWDLHLLPITSSKSPIDSFGSKSSLMGSFVPFGGFFSTLSDYKGPSSKPNQQVTRCHLCTAKYEQEVSAMLKTGSTISVADQYLENLPSWLQMAQLDSAKGLDGAKTKNDGTTLNSKILGLQKKWNDVCQRLHHAQPFSKFDISQGKPLVSTAEVFPVIADRKESSSSCSRDSSLNESQCANLGIDHMDLQAAFLSKPIMPLLVASRAENVSCQSKLPSPHNQKDGSWISLPSTGLPTDHRSSSSVPSVTTDLGLGTIYTSSSREPVTPKLRDRKESLQLFSGSESSEFRGNESTSHEIVQSSSCSHPSSVGQFDYVNYKSLVRSLSEKVGWQEEAICAISRAISRCKAGYGRSRGSTARGDIWLTFLGPDKVGKKRIASLLAKLMFGSHDHLISVDLRFHDWVYPSNCVFECQESSDYDVIFRGKTIVDYISLELGKRPRAVVLLENVDKADLLVQNSLSQAARTGKFPDSHGREISISNVIFVLSSAISIGSVNHLPQAESGKFSEEVVLGAKSWQMKILIEQAGESSNGRTLTSVASPMNKRKLHGAANATQQHFSNEAKRRAYKSLGSSLDLNLPLAEMEEKSVDSSSYDSDPTSENSQAWLEDLLDQVDEKVPFKPFDFDALADNIGREISAQFQKVFGSDTALEIDDEVMVQMLAASWLSDVSRALEDWVEKVLGRGFVEARQKYHSSVEYVVKVATCKGIVVEERASGICLPSTINL; the protein is encoded by the exons ATGCCAACGCCGGTAAGCGCAGCAAGGCAATTTCTAACAGAAGAAGCGGCGCGTGCATTAGACGATGCAGTAGCTGTAGCGCGTCGCCGCAGTCATGCACAAACGACGTCGCTCCATGCTATCTCTGCTTTACTAGCTTTACCGTCGTCCACACTCCGTGATGCATGTGCACGCTCTAGAAACAGTCCGTGTTCTTCACGGTTACAGTTTCGCGCGTTGGAATTATGCGTCGGTGTTTCTCTCGATCGTGTGCCGTCGTCAAAGACGGTTAACAGCAACGACGAGGATAACGGTCCTCCTATATCTAACTCACTTATGGCGGCGATTAAAAGATCACAAGCGAATCAAAGGCGACACCCTGATCATTTTCACTTGCAGCAAATCCACTGTAATCAGCAATCTCCTTCTGTTTTAAAAGTTGAACTAAAGCAtttcattttatcaattttagatGACCCGATAGTGAGTCGGGTTTTTGGTGATGCCGGGTTTAGAAGTTGTGATATTAAGTTAGCTATTATTCACCCACCTACTGTTATGCAAGCTCCCAGATTTTCGAGGTCCAGGTGTCCCCCGCCTATTTTTCTGTGTAATTTGCCAGGTTCGGATCCGGACCGACCCGGATTTGGGTACCCATTTGGACTGGATGTTGATGATGATGGGGATTATTGTAGGAGGATTAGTGACAAGATTAGTAAAGTAAAAAGCGTGTTGCTTCTTGGAGTTTGTGCTTGTGATGCTTTGAGTAAGTTTATTGACTGTGTAAATAATGGTAATAAAGGTGGAATTTTGAGCTCTGAGATTGCTGGGTTAAGTGTAGTTTCCATTGAGAAGGAGATCGTTGAGTATGTTAGTGAAGGAGGGAGTAGTAGTGAAGTGAGAGAAAAAATGGGTTTCAAATTTGATGAGCTGAGGAGTAAGTTAGAGAGGTGTTCGAGTCGAGGTATTATGTTGAGTTTCGGAGAGTTGAAGGTCTTAGTTGGTGAAAATGTTGATGCTGTGAGTTACTTGGTTATGAAGTTAACTGGTTTATTAGAGGATTTTAGAGAGAAGTTGTGGTTGATGGGTGCAGCGGCTAGACATGAAACGTATGCCAAGTTTTTGGGAAAGTTTCCATGCATAGAAAAGGATTGGGATCTTCATCTTCTGCCAATTACTTCATCTAAAAGTCCTATTGATAGTTTTGGCTCTAAATCCAG CTTGATGGGGTCTTTCGTCCCATTTGGTGGGTTCTTTTCTACACTATCTGATTATAAAGGTCCATCCAGCAAACCAAATCAACAGGTTACTCGTTGTCACCTTTGCACCGCAAAGTATGAGCAAGAAGTTTCTGCGATGCTGAAGACGGGGTCAACAATTTCAGTTGCAGATCAATACTTGGAGAATTTACCTTCTTGGTTGCAAATGGCTCAACTTGACTCAGCTAAGGGATTGGACGGGGCTAAG ACCAAAAATGATGGAACAACATTGAATTCTAAGATTTTGGGACTGCAAAAAAAGTGGAATGATGTCTGCCAACGGCTGCATCATGCTCAGCCTTTTTCCAAATTTGATATTTCACAGGGCAAGCCCCTAGTATCAACTGCAGAGGTCTTTCCAGTTATTGCTGATAGGAAGGAGAGCAGCAGCAGCTGCAGCAGAGATTCATCACTTAATGAGAGTCAATGTGCAAATTTAGGTATAGATCATATGGACTTGCAAGCTGCTTTTCTATCAAAACCTATCATGCCATTACTAGTAGCTTCCAGAGCTGAGAACGTTAGTTGCCAATCTAAGCTACCGAGTCCGCACAACCAGAAAGATGGTTCTTGGATCTCTCTGCCCAGTACAGGTCTGCCAACTGACCACAGATCATCTTCATCTGTCCCTTCTGTGACCACAGATTTGGGGCTGGGAACAATTTATACATCTAGTTCTCGTGAGCCAGTTACCCCAAAGCTACGTGATCGGAAAGAGTCTCTTCAACTGTTTTCAGGTTCTGAATCATCTGAGTTTCGAGGTAATGAGAGTACTTCGCATGAGATTGTACAGTCTTCTTCATGTTCGCATCCTTCTTCAGTGGGGCAGTTTGATTATGTAAATTACAAATCACTTGTGAGATCTCTTTCTGAAAAAGTTGGCTGGCAAGAGGAAGCCATATGTGCTATCAGTCGAGCAATATCTCGTTGTAAAGCTGGATATGGAAGAAGTCGAGGCTCCACTGCAAGAGGAGATATTTGGCTTACTTTCCTTGGACCCGACAAAGTTGGAAAGAAAAGAATTGCTTCACTGCTTGCCAAATTAATGTTTGGTAGCCATGACCACTTAATTTCTGTTGATTTGAGATTCCATGATTGGGTTTACCCATCAAACTGTGTCTTTGAATGTCAAGAATCAAGTGATTATGATGTGATATTTAGGGGGAAGACGATTGTTGATTACATTTCACTGGAGTTGGGCAAGAGACCCCGTGCAGTAGTGCTTCTTGAGAATGTTGACAAGGCTGATCTCTTGGTCCAGAATAGTTTGTCCCAGGCTGCAAGGACAGGTAAATTTCCAGATTCCCATGGAAGAGAAATCAGCATAAGTAATGTGATTTTTGTTTTGTCGTCAGCAATTTCAATTGGAAGTGTAAATCATCTGCCTCAGGCAGAATCTGGTAAGTTCTCTGAAGAAGTCGTTCTCGGTGCTAAAAGCTGgcagatgaaaatattaattgaaCAAGCTGGTGAGAGTTCCAACGGAAGAACGCTAACCTCTGTTGCGTCACCTATGAATAAAAGAAAGCTGCATGGAGCCGCCAATGCCACACAGCAACATTTTAGCAACGAGGCTAAAAGACGAGCCTATAAATCATTAGGATCATCTCTGGACTTGAATCTACCTCTAGCGGAGATGGAAGAGAAGAGCGTCGACTCTAGCAGCTATGATAGTGACCCCACCTCTGAAAACTCACAAGCTTGGCTGGAAGATTTACTTGATCAAGTAGACGAAAAGGTGCCATTCAAGCCATTTGATTTTGATGCTCTTGCCGATAACATAGGGAGAGAAATCAGTGCACAGTTTCAAAAGGTATTTGGATCGGATACTGCATTGGAGATTGATGATGAAGTCATGGTACAAATGCTTGCAGCTTCATGGTTATCGGACGTGAGCAGAGCGCTGGAGGACTGGGTTGAAAAAGTCCTGGGTAGAGGATTTGTAGAAGCGCGGCAGAAATACCATAGCAGTGTTGAGTATGTTGTGAAAGTAGCTACATGTAAAGGCATTGTAGTGGAAGAGAGAGCTTCCGGAATTTGCCTGCCTTCAACCATTAATCTGTAA